The Mesobacillus jeotgali genome window below encodes:
- the prsW gene encoding glutamic-type intramembrane protease PrsW, translating to MLGIVTAGVAPGLALLSYFYLKDQYESEPLSLVFKMFIFGALLVFPLMFIQYVLSVEGLFQGDFTKAFGTVGLLEEFFKWFILYYTIFQHISFDEHYDGIIYGVSVSLGFASAENIFYLLANGLQDAIGRALLPVSSHALFGVIMGYYIGKAKFSPGVQRKWILLSLTVPILLHGVYDFILMTREDWLVLMVPFMIFLWWLGLRKVKKARVLTLQQVEKQYTI from the coding sequence ATGCTGGGAATAGTTACTGCCGGTGTAGCTCCGGGTCTGGCGCTGTTAAGTTATTTTTACTTAAAGGACCAGTATGAGTCAGAGCCGCTATCTCTGGTGTTTAAAATGTTCATATTCGGTGCATTGCTTGTATTTCCGCTTATGTTCATTCAATATGTGCTTTCTGTCGAGGGATTGTTCCAGGGTGACTTTACAAAAGCATTCGGGACGGTTGGTCTTCTAGAAGAATTCTTTAAATGGTTTATCCTTTATTATACGATTTTTCAGCATATTTCCTTTGATGAACATTATGATGGCATTATCTACGGCGTGTCTGTATCACTTGGTTTTGCATCAGCTGAAAATATATTTTATCTGCTAGCCAATGGCCTCCAGGACGCAATTGGAAGGGCGCTTCTGCCAGTATCCAGCCATGCGCTGTTTGGGGTCATAATGGGTTACTATATAGGTAAGGCAAAATTTTCACCCGGGGTTCAAAGGAAGTGGATCCTGCTATCTCTGACGGTTCCAATCCTTCTGCATGGTGTTTATGATTTCATCCTCATGACCAGGGAAGATTGGCTGGTTCTGATGGTTCCATTCATGATTTTCCTTTGGTGGCTTGGGTTGAGAAAAGTGAAAAAAGCCCGGGTACTGACTCTTCAGCAGGTCGAAAAGCAATATACAATCTGA
- a CDS encoding asparaginase, with protein MKKNILLIHTGGTISMSEDTSGAVKPGTNNPLTQGTDLLSSLAELVVEEPFNLPSPHITPKEMMDLKYILEDYDKKGTIDGAVITHGTDTLEETAYFLDLTCQASFPVVVTGAMRSSNEIGSDGLYNLISSIRVASSPEAKGKGVLVVLNDEIHTAVNVTKTHTSNISTFQSPQYGPIGIVTKRGVLFHHTPTKHENYPVEDISKKVSLIKAHAGMDSSLLKAILALNVDGVVIEALGQGNLPPSALEGVTDFLEHNIPVVIVSRSFAGIVQDVYGYEGGGKHLKELGVIFSNGLNGQKARIKLLVALAKTENIDEINEMFMF; from the coding sequence ATGAAGAAAAATATTTTATTGATCCATACTGGCGGTACCATTTCCATGAGCGAGGATACAAGCGGAGCGGTTAAGCCCGGAACTAATAACCCTTTGACACAGGGAACCGACCTATTATCCAGTCTTGCTGAACTGGTAGTTGAAGAACCATTCAATCTGCCATCTCCACACATTACACCAAAAGAGATGATGGATTTGAAATACATCCTTGAGGATTATGATAAAAAAGGAACCATCGATGGCGCAGTCATTACCCATGGTACAGACACACTGGAAGAAACAGCTTATTTCCTTGACCTTACATGCCAGGCAAGCTTTCCGGTTGTTGTTACTGGTGCCATGAGATCCAGCAATGAAATCGGTTCTGACGGTCTCTATAATTTAATCTCATCCATAAGGGTCGCTTCCAGCCCGGAAGCAAAAGGAAAGGGTGTCCTTGTCGTCCTTAATGACGAAATTCACACAGCTGTGAACGTGACCAAAACACATACAAGCAATATTTCAACCTTTCAAAGCCCTCAATATGGCCCTATTGGCATCGTAACGAAAAGAGGAGTTCTTTTTCATCACACTCCTACGAAACACGAAAACTATCCAGTGGAAGACATCAGCAAAAAGGTCTCCCTGATCAAAGCACATGCAGGAATGGACTCTTCGCTGCTTAAAGCAATACTAGCTCTTAATGTGGATGGAGTAGTCATTGAAGCACTTGGACAAGGCAATCTGCCGCCTTCAGCACTTGAGGGTGTAACAGATTTTCTAGAGCACAATATCCCGGTCGTCATCGTTTCCAGAAGCTTTGCCGGCATTGTCCAGGATGTTTACGGCTATGAAGGCGGCGGCAAGCACCTGAAGGAATTGGGCGTCATCTTTTCAAATGGACTCAACGGCCAGAAAGCAAGGATCAAATTGCTAGTTGCCCTTGCCAAGACAGAAAATATTGATGAAATCAATGAGATGTTCATGTTCTAA
- a CDS encoding YpdA family putative bacillithiol disulfide reductase, producing MTNEDVIIIGGGPCGLAAAIALKKKGMNPLIIEKGNIVNAIYNYPTHQTFFSSSEKLSIGDVPFITENLKPKRNQALVYYREVVKREKLRINKYEKVTEVKKESDAVFRVSTDKQQYTAKNIIIATGYYDHPNLMGIPGEELSKVSHYFKEAHPYFDMDVVVIGGKNSSVDAAIELEKAGARVTVLYRGAEYSPSIKPWVLPEFEALVRAGSVKMVFNAEVKEIEEEYVVYEREGEQVKLKNDHVFAMTGYRPDHAFLKKMGVKIEAETGRPHFDPETMETNVPGIFIAGVIAAGNNANEIFIENGRFHGGQIAEAISSRF from the coding sequence ATGACAAACGAAGATGTCATCATCATCGGGGGCGGCCCCTGCGGACTTGCAGCGGCTATAGCTTTGAAGAAAAAGGGAATGAATCCCCTCATCATTGAAAAAGGCAATATCGTGAACGCGATCTATAATTATCCCACTCACCAGACCTTCTTCAGCAGCAGTGAAAAGCTTTCGATTGGCGATGTGCCCTTCATAACCGAAAACCTTAAACCAAAACGGAATCAGGCATTGGTATATTACCGTGAAGTGGTCAAGCGGGAAAAGCTTAGGATCAATAAATATGAAAAGGTGACGGAAGTTAAAAAAGAGAGCGATGCTGTTTTTAGGGTTTCCACGGATAAACAGCAATACACTGCAAAAAACATCATCATAGCGACTGGTTACTATGATCATCCGAATCTCATGGGTATACCGGGTGAAGAGTTATCCAAGGTTTCCCACTATTTCAAAGAAGCCCATCCTTACTTCGATATGGACGTAGTGGTCATTGGCGGGAAAAACTCCAGTGTGGACGCAGCCATTGAGCTGGAGAAGGCAGGGGCACGAGTGACGGTATTGTACAGGGGTGCTGAATATTCGCCCAGCATCAAACCGTGGGTACTGCCAGAATTCGAAGCGCTTGTAAGGGCCGGTTCTGTAAAAATGGTATTCAATGCAGAAGTAAAAGAGATTGAAGAAGAATATGTGGTCTACGAGCGTGAAGGGGAACAGGTGAAATTAAAGAATGATCATGTTTTTGCGATGACAGGATACCGGCCCGACCATGCCTTCCTTAAAAAGATGGGTGTTAAAATCGAGGCAGAAACAGGAAGGCCCCACTTTGATCCCGAAACAATGGAAACTAATGTGCCAGGCATTTTTATTGCAGGAGTAATTGCTGCCGGGAACAATGCAAATGAAATTTTCATCGAGAACGGCCGGTTCCATGGCGGCCAGATTGCAGAAGCCATCTCAAGCAGATTTTAG
- a CDS encoding Glu/Leu/Phe/Val dehydrogenase — MVAANGNENPNKEDKHDVLRSTQTVIHKALEKLGYPDEVFELLKEPLRMMTVKIPVRMDDGSVKVFTGYRAQHNDAVGPTKGGIRFHPNVSEKEVKALSIWMSLKCGIVDLPYGGGKGGIVCDPRDMSFRELERLSRGYVRAISQIVGPTKDIPAPDVFTNSQIMAWMMDEYSRIDEFNSPGFITGKPLVLGGSHGRESATAKGVTICIREAAKKKGIELEGARVVVQGFGNAGSYLAKFMHDAGAKIIGISDAYGGLHDPEGLDIDYLLDRRDSFGTVTKLFNNTITNKELLELDCDILVPAAIENQITEENAHNIRASIVVEAANGPTTLEATEILTERGILLVPDVLASAGGVTVSYFEWVQNNQGYYWTEEEVEEKLEKVMVKSFDSIYDTAQTRRVDMRLAAYMVGVRKMAEASRFRGWI, encoded by the coding sequence ATGGTAGCCGCAAACGGTAATGAAAATCCAAATAAAGAAGACAAACATGACGTCTTACGATCTACACAAACTGTTATTCACAAGGCTTTGGAAAAACTCGGATACCCAGATGAGGTCTTTGAGCTTTTAAAGGAGCCGCTCAGGATGATGACAGTGAAAATTCCAGTCAGAATGGATGACGGATCTGTTAAAGTCTTTACTGGCTACCGGGCGCAGCACAATGATGCAGTGGGTCCAACAAAGGGAGGAATACGTTTCCATCCAAACGTATCAGAGAAAGAAGTTAAAGCCTTATCAATCTGGATGAGCTTGAAATGTGGTATTGTCGATCTGCCGTACGGCGGCGGAAAAGGCGGGATCGTTTGTGATCCTCGCGACATGTCATTCAGGGAACTGGAAAGATTGAGCCGTGGATATGTCCGTGCGATCAGCCAAATCGTAGGGCCAACAAAAGACATCCCGGCACCTGATGTTTTCACGAACTCGCAGATTATGGCTTGGATGATGGATGAATACAGCCGTATAGATGAATTTAACTCTCCAGGATTCATTACAGGCAAGCCGCTGGTACTCGGTGGTTCACATGGTCGTGAATCAGCAACAGCAAAAGGGGTTACGATTTGTATCCGCGAAGCTGCAAAGAAAAAGGGAATTGAACTTGAAGGCGCAAGAGTTGTCGTCCAGGGATTCGGTAATGCCGGAAGCTACTTAGCAAAGTTCATGCACGATGCTGGAGCGAAAATCATCGGTATATCTGATGCTTATGGTGGGCTCCATGATCCTGAAGGACTTGATATCGATTACTTGCTTGACCGTAGAGACAGTTTCGGTACAGTAACCAAATTATTCAATAATACAATTACAAATAAAGAATTGTTGGAACTTGATTGTGACATCCTTGTTCCAGCTGCGATAGAAAATCAGATTACCGAAGAAAATGCCCACAATATCAGGGCCAGTATCGTCGTTGAGGCTGCAAACGGCCCAACAACGCTTGAAGCAACAGAAATCCTTACAGAACGCGGCATCCTGCTGGTTCCGGATGTACTCGCTTCTGCAGGCGGCGTAACTGTTTCTTACTTTGAATGGGTCCAAAATAACCAGGGTTATTATTGGACAGAAGAAGAAGTGGAAGAGAAGCTTGAAAAGGTTATGGTGAAATCCTTCGACAGCATTTATGATACTGCTCAGACTCGCAGGGTAGACATGCGTCTTGCTGCCTATATGGTGGGTGTACGCAAAATGGCTGAAGCTAGCCGCTTCAGAGGATGGATCTAA
- a CDS encoding genetic competence negative regulator: MRLERLTNNKIKIFLTIDDLSDRGLTKEDIWKDSLKWHQLFHDMLEEASDEFDLEIIGSVAVEIFSLHAQGMVMIVTMIEQDEDEEQFDDGIIEMQVTVDGSEDILFEFEDIEDVIPLAKRLLDAGINGGSLHSMNDHYYLLMNGILPDEVNMTVSLMAEYGVPSILSIHRLLEYGNEIMEERAVESLVHYFIK; the protein is encoded by the coding sequence ATGCGCTTGGAACGATTAACTAACAATAAGATTAAGATATTCCTAACGATAGATGACTTATCCGATCGGGGATTGACCAAAGAAGATATATGGAAGGATTCGTTGAAGTGGCACCAGCTTTTTCATGATATGCTCGAAGAAGCCAGCGATGAATTCGATTTGGAGATCATCGGTTCAGTTGCAGTGGAGATCTTTTCATTGCATGCCCAGGGGATGGTCATGATCGTCACTATGATTGAACAGGATGAAGATGAGGAGCAGTTTGATGATGGAATCATAGAAATGCAGGTAACAGTCGATGGAAGCGAAGACATACTGTTTGAATTCGAAGATATCGAGGACGTGATCCCGCTGGCGAAAAGGCTCTTGGACGCCGGTATTAATGGAGGAAGCCTGCATTCCATGAATGACCATTATTATTTGCTTATGAATGGAATATTGCCTGATGAGGTCAATATGACGGTGTCTTTAATGGCAGAATACGGAGTTCCATCAATATTGAGCATCCATAGACTGCTCGAGTATGGGAACGAGATTATGGAAGAACGTGCAGTCGAAAGCCTTGTCCATTATTTTATTAAATAA
- a CDS encoding MerR family transcriptional regulator, whose protein sequence is MGNESVKYNIKAVSRMLDIQPGTLRAWERRYQMIAPVRNDSGHRLYTEEHVETLRWLISKINQGFTISQAVSLLENSSLSMDEAEAPKRDQVDEIGDKLLAALLEFDSTKSHELINQAFSLYTIDKTVIDLLGPILIKVGDLWEEGSITTAHEHFASSFIRSRIEGLSNSFPHSSFLPKSIAVCGPGEKHELGLLIYTLYLRRKGFEVIFLGTSLAENDLKVVVEKIKPKFLFFSCTLEENRKATLELAEEMNKIYPELIIGLGGIAMDSMPIELQEQYREYLVGMTRAEWEKWLKKRIDQLK, encoded by the coding sequence ATGGGGAATGAGTCAGTAAAATACAATATTAAGGCAGTATCCAGGATGCTTGATATCCAGCCAGGAACACTAAGGGCCTGGGAAAGAAGATACCAGATGATTGCCCCAGTGAGAAATGATTCCGGTCATCGATTATATACCGAGGAACATGTAGAAACATTAAGGTGGCTGATTTCAAAAATCAATCAGGGTTTCACAATCAGCCAGGCCGTTTCTTTGCTTGAAAATTCTTCTTTATCAATGGATGAAGCTGAAGCGCCAAAAAGGGACCAGGTTGATGAAATAGGGGACAAGCTGCTGGCCGCACTCCTGGAGTTCGACAGCACCAAATCGCATGAATTGATCAACCAAGCTTTCAGTCTTTATACAATAGATAAAACTGTTATTGATTTATTGGGTCCCATTTTGATTAAGGTGGGCGATTTATGGGAAGAGGGAAGTATAACGACTGCACATGAGCATTTTGCTTCGTCATTCATACGTTCGCGAATAGAAGGGCTATCTAATTCTTTTCCGCACAGCTCATTCCTTCCAAAGTCTATTGCAGTTTGCGGGCCCGGCGAGAAACATGAACTAGGCTTGTTAATCTATACGCTTTATCTAAGGCGGAAAGGCTTTGAAGTTATCTTCCTTGGCACAAGTCTTGCGGAGAATGACCTAAAGGTAGTTGTGGAAAAAATCAAACCAAAATTCCTTTTCTTCTCCTGCACTCTCGAGGAAAATAGAAAGGCAACATTGGAGCTTGCTGAAGAGATGAATAAGATTTATCCCGAGCTTATCATAGGGCTCGGCGGAATCGCGATGGACTCCATGCCTATAGAGCTGCAAGAACAATATCGGGAGTATCTTGTGGGAATGACCAGAGCCGAATGGGAAAAATGGTTGAAAAAGCGCATCGATCAATTGAAATAA
- a CDS encoding metallophosphoesterase produces the protein MEIIFFILGMLLVGSFLLLYMYRQAFADRVLEQEIRLMDFPESFGSVKIFFISDVHKRIIQDSIITAVKGKADLVIIGGDLAEKGVPLERISANIEKLKTIAPVFFVWGNNDYEFNSHELDSLLYHLGVKVLDNTAVKFESRTGDVMHILGIDDLSLGKSRLDLAVRDAEEEGFRILISHNPAIAHSIKPEYGIRLVLSGHTHGGQIRIFGFGPYELGGIKEKNGVTVLTSNGYGTTGVPLRLGARAETHLITLVTDSRRAD, from the coding sequence ATGGAGATAATTTTTTTCATACTTGGAATGCTGCTGGTTGGCAGCTTCCTTTTATTATATATGTATCGTCAGGCCTTTGCTGACAGAGTGCTTGAGCAGGAAATCCGATTGATGGATTTTCCGGAAAGCTTTGGATCAGTCAAAATCTTTTTCATTTCAGATGTCCATAAGCGGATTATTCAAGATTCAATCATTACAGCTGTGAAGGGTAAGGCAGACCTAGTGATCATTGGGGGCGACCTGGCTGAAAAAGGAGTGCCCTTGGAGAGGATATCTGCCAATATTGAGAAACTGAAAACGATAGCCCCTGTTTTTTTCGTATGGGGAAACAATGATTATGAATTCAATTCTCATGAACTTGACTCTCTTTTGTACCACCTGGGTGTGAAAGTATTGGACAATACTGCAGTTAAATTCGAGTCAAGAACCGGCGATGTCATGCACATCCTGGGCATAGATGATTTGAGCCTTGGTAAAAGCAGGCTGGATCTGGCGGTACGGGATGCGGAGGAAGAAGGGTTCAGAATCCTTATTAGCCACAACCCTGCCATCGCTCACAGTATCAAGCCAGAATACGGTATACGCCTTGTTTTGAGCGGCCATACTCACGGGGGACAAATCAGGATTTTCGGGTTCGGCCCTTATGAATTAGGCGGAATCAAAGAGAAAAACGGCGTTACGGTGCTGACCAGCAATGGCTATGGAACCACAGGTGTCCCTCTTCGACTCGGAGCCAGGGCAGAGACGCATTTGATTACATTGGTTACGGATTCCAGGCGAGCAGATTGA
- a CDS encoding CBS domain-containing protein, with product MFVKSIMIPKYKCITAQLDESLQNILEKLDGNEIDGVPVLDGDQYAGVVTRYGIYEEYFKAGGEKDDFLQNKVAADVLCLQEQILHGIEIFESTLVKLKDIPLMAVVDEKGKFQGAVTRSDALDQFQSAFGVHREGVRIAFTSVETEGRIARLADIAHQFHEHIISLVTFDETDKLVRRIVMKIEKKDNIDKFVKKLEESGFRILDIHEV from the coding sequence ATGTTTGTAAAAAGTATCATGATACCGAAGTATAAATGTATTACAGCGCAACTAGATGAATCATTGCAAAATATTCTTGAAAAGCTTGATGGAAATGAAATTGATGGTGTACCTGTACTTGATGGAGATCAATATGCAGGTGTGGTCACAAGATACGGCATCTATGAGGAATACTTCAAGGCAGGGGGAGAGAAGGATGATTTCCTCCAGAACAAGGTTGCTGCTGACGTGCTTTGCCTTCAGGAACAAATTCTGCATGGCATTGAGATCTTCGAAAGCACATTGGTTAAATTAAAGGATATCCCGCTTATGGCGGTTGTCGATGAAAAAGGGAAATTCCAGGGAGCTGTAACTCGCTCTGATGCTCTGGACCAATTCCAGAGTGCTTTTGGAGTACATAGAGAGGGTGTCAGGATTGCGTTTACTTCTGTCGAAACAGAAGGACGTATCGCAAGACTGGCTGATATCGCACACCAGTTCCATGAACATATCATCTCTTTGGTCACTTTTGATGAAACAGACAAGCTTGTCCGCAGGATTGTCATGAAAATTGAAAAGAAAGACAATATTGATAAGTTCGTCAAGAAACTGGAAGAGTCTGGATTCCGCATTCTGGATATCCACGAAGTTTGA
- a CDS encoding spore coat associated protein CotJA: protein MSTYRRVWYPYASPFDPCPPIKAKTYSTPPNLFLGFQPPNLEQFTPMQALRTGTLWKVFYDPWYSPYEAPREDDHS from the coding sequence TTGTCAACATACAGAAGAGTTTGGTATCCGTACGCCAGTCCCTTCGATCCTTGTCCGCCAATCAAGGCGAAAACGTATTCCACACCACCGAATCTATTCCTGGGCTTCCAGCCGCCCAATCTAGAACAATTCACGCCCATGCAGGCATTAAGAACCGGAACACTTTGGAAGGTCTTCTATGACCCGTGGTATTCACCTTATGAGGCACCAAGGGAGGATGACCATTCATGA
- a CDS encoding spore coat protein CotJB, which translates to MKQLPKEFYAAMEELQAVDFVLVDLTLYLDTHPEDYNAINQFNQFAKERRRLKKVVESMYGPLQQFGNSYSGYPWNWDDGPWPWQI; encoded by the coding sequence ATGAAACAATTACCTAAAGAATTTTATGCCGCCATGGAAGAACTCCAGGCAGTCGATTTTGTTCTCGTGGACCTTACTCTATACTTAGACACCCACCCAGAGGACTATAATGCCATTAACCAGTTCAATCAGTTCGCTAAAGAAAGACGCAGATTAAAGAAGGTTGTTGAAAGCATGTATGGACCTCTCCAACAATTCGGCAACAGCTACTCTGGTTATCCATGGAACTGGGATGACGGTCCTTGGCCTTGGCAGATCTAA
- a CDS encoding manganese catalase family protein, whose protein sequence is MWLYEKKLQYPVKVSTCNPMLAKFLVEQYGGADGELAAALRYLNQRYTIPDKVIGLLTDIGTEEFAHLEMIATMIYKLTKDATPEQMKQAGLDAHYANHDSALFYHNAAGVPWTASYIQAKGDPIADLYEDIAAEEKARATYQWIINMSDDPDLNDGLRYLREREIIHSQRFREAVEILKDEQGKKRIF, encoded by the coding sequence ATGTGGCTTTATGAAAAAAAATTGCAATATCCCGTAAAAGTTAGCACATGTAACCCCATGCTCGCTAAATTCCTGGTGGAGCAATATGGCGGGGCTGACGGAGAACTAGCAGCCGCACTTCGTTACTTAAACCAGCGCTACACGATTCCCGATAAGGTAATTGGACTGCTTACTGATATTGGTACTGAAGAATTTGCTCACTTGGAAATGATCGCTACGATGATTTACAAACTGACCAAGGATGCCACACCTGAACAGATGAAACAAGCTGGACTTGATGCCCATTATGCGAATCATGATAGTGCCCTTTTCTACCATAATGCTGCAGGTGTTCCGTGGACCGCATCCTATATTCAGGCAAAAGGCGACCCGATAGCTGATCTATATGAAGATATCGCTGCCGAAGAAAAAGCAAGAGCAACTTATCAATGGATCATCAATATGAGCGATGACCCTGACCTGAATGATGGCTTACGATACCTTAGAGAACGCGAAATCATCCATTCCCAGCGTTTCCGTGAAGCAGTGGAAATCCTAAAGGATGAACAAGGGAAAAAGAGAATTTTCTAA
- a CDS encoding IS1182 family transposase, whose translation MYKNYNTNQLTLPMDIQVLIPQQHLVRLIDFAVDQMNPNIFLSLYPGGGRPPYHPQMMLKVILYAYANRIYSSRQIAKQLTENIMFMWLSGEQKPDFRTINRFRSERMKDVIYETFFSIVDLLREEGLVKLEDYFLDGTKLEANANKYTFVWKKSTEKYDKKLDEKFRQIVFGIEQITKEDEEAEREQDFQEKLEETPISSAKIEETIKKLEERLEQDPKNKPLKKAKRQLEKDLLPRKQKYELQKQTFGERNSFSKTDTDATFMRMKEDHMMNGQLKPGYNVQIGTENQFITNFSLHQRAGDPGCMIPHLELLEKHNRPKPKAVIADSGYGSEENYAHCEEQEIEAYIKYNTFDKEQTKAWKEQIGRVENMEYDEELDEWICANGKRLVFQYESQRKSDNGYDSVKRTYRCTDCMNCPFQTTCAKDKDTKTVQVSVKNQQQRKEVRERLAAEEGSQRYRQRKIDVEPVFGQIKHNRGFKRFGLRGLSKNTTDWGLICAAHNLLKWAANKESEQKLG comes from the coding sequence TTGTATAAAAATTATAACACAAACCAATTGACCCTTCCAATGGACATTCAAGTTTTGATTCCTCAACAGCACCTTGTTCGATTGATTGATTTTGCCGTCGACCAGATGAACCCCAATATCTTTCTCTCTCTTTATCCTGGTGGAGGACGGCCGCCTTACCATCCTCAAATGATGTTAAAAGTCATTCTTTATGCATATGCCAACCGTATTTATTCCTCTCGACAAATCGCGAAACAGCTAACAGAGAATATTATGTTCATGTGGCTCTCCGGCGAACAGAAGCCTGATTTTCGTACCATCAACCGTTTCCGTTCCGAACGCATGAAAGATGTCATCTATGAGACGTTCTTTTCCATAGTCGACCTCCTTCGGGAGGAAGGACTTGTGAAGCTAGAAGACTATTTCCTGGATGGGACCAAATTGGAGGCAAACGCCAACAAGTATACTTTTGTTTGGAAGAAGTCCACTGAAAAATACGATAAAAAGTTGGACGAGAAATTCCGCCAGATTGTCTTTGGGATTGAACAAATCACCAAAGAAGATGAAGAAGCAGAAAGGGAACAAGATTTTCAGGAAAAGCTCGAAGAGACACCCATCTCTTCTGCAAAAATTGAAGAAACCATTAAAAAGCTGGAAGAGAGACTGGAACAGGATCCAAAAAACAAACCTTTAAAGAAGGCAAAGCGCCAACTGGAAAAAGACCTTCTACCTCGAAAGCAGAAGTATGAACTTCAGAAACAGACTTTTGGAGAGAGAAACAGCTTTTCTAAGACGGATACCGATGCCACTTTTATGCGAATGAAAGAGGACCACATGATGAACGGGCAGTTAAAGCCTGGATATAATGTTCAGATTGGAACAGAAAATCAGTTCATCACCAACTTCAGCCTCCATCAACGGGCTGGAGATCCTGGATGCATGATTCCCCATCTTGAACTTTTGGAAAAACATAACCGCCCGAAGCCAAAGGCCGTTATTGCCGACTCTGGTTATGGAAGCGAAGAGAACTATGCACATTGTGAAGAACAGGAAATAGAAGCGTACATTAAATACAATACTTTTGACAAGGAACAGACAAAGGCATGGAAGGAACAAATTGGCCGAGTTGAAAATATGGAGTATGACGAAGAGCTAGATGAATGGATTTGTGCAAACGGAAAACGCCTGGTTTTCCAGTATGAGAGTCAAAGAAAGTCCGACAACGGTTACGATTCCGTGAAGCGCACGTACCGCTGTACCGATTGTATGAACTGTCCATTCCAAACAACCTGTGCCAAAGACAAAGATACAAAGACCGTACAGGTCTCAGTGAAAAACCAACAACAACGAAAAGAAGTTCGGGAACGATTGGCTGCGGAAGAAGGAAGCCAAAGATACAGGCAGAGAAAAATAGATGTCGAGCCAGTATTTGGGCAGATTAAACACAATCGAGGGTTTAAAAGATTTGGGTTAAGAGGCCTCTCCAAAAATACCACGGATTGGGGTCTTATTTGCGCTGCACACAATCTTTTGAAGTGGGCAGCCAACAAGGAAAGCGAACAAAAATTAGGGTAA
- a CDS encoding YpbF family protein: MEQEIINLDDRTDPATKRMLQNLIDRKKKFDRFKSRHLLSVWATISLITIYFYYLYITVLKPYSYSFAEIFSVYVQNSANLYFLIITVGTYGFMILLKEKREKAEKEYQALRCEIVDRSKDLWKKEEEWKNRHIVFDMMKKKFDINLFHENK, encoded by the coding sequence ATGGAACAAGAAATCATCAATCTGGATGACCGTACAGATCCAGCAACGAAAAGGATGCTGCAGAATTTAATCGACCGCAAGAAAAAGTTCGACCGTTTTAAATCAAGGCATCTATTATCTGTATGGGCAACGATAAGCTTGATTACAATTTACTTTTACTATCTTTATATAACCGTTTTGAAGCCGTACTCCTATTCATTCGCCGAGATATTTTCGGTGTACGTCCAGAATTCCGCGAATCTATATTTCCTCATTATAACGGTAGGGACCTACGGGTTCATGATCCTATTGAAAGAGAAGCGAGAAAAGGCAGAGAAGGAATATCAGGCACTCCGCTGTGAAATAGTAGACCGGAGCAAGGATTTGTGGAAAAAAGAAGAGGAATGGAAAAATCGCCATATTGTATTTGATATGATGAAAAAGAAATTTGATATCAATCTATTCCATGAAAATAAATAA